GGTCACCGCCGACGGCGACACCGGCTCGCCACGCTCGTCGACCACGAAGCATCGGTCGGCGTCGCCGTCGAAGGCCAGGCCAATATCGGCGCCGTGCTCACGGACGAATGCCTGCAGATCCACGAGGTTCGCCGGATCCAGCGGGTTGGCCTCGTGGTTGGGGAAGTTGCCGTCCAGCTCGAAATACAGCGGCAGCAGCGTGATCGCGCCGACCGATCCGAACACTGCCGGTGCGGTGTGGCCCGCCATCCCGTTGCCAGCGTCGACCGCCACGCGCAGCGGACGCAGACCGGAGATGTCGACCAAAGAGTGCAGGAATGCCGCATAGTCGGCCAGCACATCGCGGTCGGTGATGGTGCCGCGCGATCCCTGGCCGTCGCCGACCGGGTCGACGCCGGCGATCAGCTCATCGCGGATCCGGCCCAGGCCGGTGTCGGCGCCCACCGGTTTGGCACCGGCCCGGCAGAGCTTGATGCCGTTGTAGGCGGCCGGGTTGTGGCTGGCGGTGAACATCGCACCCGGACAGTCCAGCGCCCCCGAGGCGAAATAGAGCTGGTCGGTCGACGCCAGCCCGATCCGGACCACATCCAGGCCGCGGGCAACCACGCCCTCGACGAACGCCGCAGACAGCAGTGGCGAACTGTCCCGCATGTCGTGGCCGATCACCACCTGCCGGGCGCCTTCCTCGGCCATCAGCCGGGCAAACGAGGACCCGACCTCGGTGACGAGGGTTTCATCGATTTCCGAACCGACCAGGCCGCGTACGTCGTACGCCTTGATCACACGGTGGACAGCCGCAGCGGGCCGAGACATGGACAGGGCTCCTGACGCAGTGGACTCTTGACGCTCAAGCCTAGCCCGGAACCCGCGATCAGTCCGAAGGGTCTGGCAACACACGCAGGTGGCCACGGCGTCGACCATTGGTCTTGCCGGGCGGACCGGGCGGTGCCAGCACACCACCACCGGTTCCGGCGGTGGGCGCTCCGCGGGTCGGGGAGTCGACCGGATTGGCCTGGGGGTACCACCCGTTGGCCGGGGCCGCCCGCCCGGATTCGCGCTCGCGAACCGCCTCGGCAAGCGCGATCAGGTCGTCCTCTTCGGGCGAAACCCAAGGGCCGGGGTGGCGGACCAGTTCCCAACCGCGCGGCGCGGTGATCCGGCCCGCATGGTTGAAGCAGAGGTCCCAGGAATGCGGCTCAGCGGCCGTCGCCAGCGGGCCGACCACGGCGGTGGAGTCCGAGTAGACGAACGTCAGCGTCGCCACCGCATAGTGCGGACACCCTGGCCGGCAGCAACGACGGGGAACGTTCACGCCCGTGAGGCTATCGTGGCCGCTCGCCCCCGCATCGCCGGACACGCGCAAGGCGCCGGCACCCTATGCACAACCGTTACCATCTTCTGCGTGATCGCCACGCGTCGCCGCTGGCGCGGCCGCGAAACCCGCGGGCCGCTGTTGCCGCCTACCGTGCCGGGCTGGCGCACCCGCGCCGAACGGTTCGACATGGCCGTGCTGGAGGCCTACGAGCCCATCGAACAGCGGTGGAAGCAACGGTTGACGGCGCTCGACGTCGCGGTCGATGAGATCCCGCGGATCGCCGCCAAGGATCCCGACAGTGTGCAGTGGCCCCCAGAGGTGGTCGCGGATGGGCCAATTCCACTGGCCCGGTTGATTCCGGCCGGGGTGGATGTTCGGGGAAATCCGACGCGTGCCCGAATCTTGCTGTTCCGCAAGCCGATCGAGCAACGCGCAAACGACAGCACAGAACTCGGTGATTTATTGCACGAGATTCTGGTGGCTCAAGTCGCCACCTACTTGGATGTCGAGCCGAACGTCATCGACCCGACGATCGACGACTAGTCCCTAACTCAGATGATGCCGCGCTTGAGGCGGCGGCGCTCACGCTCGGAAAGCCCACCCCAGATACCGAAGCGCTCGTCGTGAGCCAAGGCGTATTCCAGGCACTCGCTGCGAACCGAGCAACGCTGGCAGATCTTCTTGGCCTCCCGAGTCGAGCCGCCCTTCTCCGGGAAGAACGCCTCGGGGTCGGTCTGCGAGCACAGGGCGCGGTCCTGCCACTGCTCATTGGTGGCTGTCGCGGGGTCGAACGGGTCGAACTCGTCGTAGTCCTCGGGCTCGGGAACCAGACTCAGATGCGGTCGACTGGGCATCACCTCCAGCCCGCTCGGCCCAGCCATTTCAGCCATTTCGGCACCGGCGTGCGGTGCTCCCCCCATCACGCCCCAAAGGTGCTCATAGGACATGCTCCGCCTCCTCACCTGTAGCGCGATCCTGATATGTCGGCCGAATCGAAAGATGCTGACCGTCCCGATTCGAACATGTGATCGAATCTCGGTCTGCGACACCGAAATCGGCTGGCCAACCGGGAAATGACACTAGTGTGATTAGACACGGGTTGATCAGCCCGGTCAAGCTGATTGGCCAAATTCCTTACCATCCCGTGATCGATTTCCAACGTGTCCGAGACCGGCGAGTCCGTGTCATCTACCCCACACCCGCCCGCGGCGTGTCTTACCGCGCCCCCGATACAGCGACGACGGCGGTCCGCCACGCCAGCGGTAGCGGCGCCAAAGGTACTGTCGTGCGCTGTGAAGGTCACCGTTCTCGTCGGGGGGGTCGGCGGCGCCCGGTTCCTGCTCGGCGTCCAGAAACTACTGGGTCTGGGCCAATTCGCCGAATCCCCAGCTGACAACGGGGCCGACCCGCACGAGCTGACCGCGGTCGTCAACGTCGGCGACGATGCCTGGATGCACGGGGTGCGCATCTGCCCCGATCTGGACACTTGCATGTACACCCTGGGCGGTGGCGTGGATGACGAGCGCGGCTGGGGTCACCGCGACGAGACCTGGCACGCCATGGAGGAGTTGGCCCGCTACGGGATGCAGCCGGACTGGTTCGGCCTCGGCGACCGCGACCTGGCCACCCACCTGGTTCGCACCCAGTCGCTGCGCGCCGGTTATCCGCTGACCGAGGTGACTTCGGCGTTGTGCGAGCGCTGGCAGCCGGGCGCACGGCTGTTGCCGGTCACCAACGACAGCTGCGAAACCCACGTCGTCATCACCGATCCGGCCGACGACACCCAGCGCGCGATCCACTTCCAGGAGTGGTGGGTGCGCTACCGCGCCCAAGTTCCCACCCACGGGTTCGGCTTCGTGGGCGCAGAGAAGGCCACTGCCACACCCGAAGTCGTCGACGCCATCACCGGCGCCGACATTGTGCTGCTGGCCCCCTCCAATCCGGTGGTCAGCATCGGTGCCATCCTGGCCGTTCCGGGTGTCCGCGCGGCGCTGCGTTCCACTGCGGCACCGGTCGTCGGCTACTCCCCGATCATCGCTGGAAAGCCGTTGCGCGGCATGGCCGATGTCTGCCTGAGCGTGATCGGCCTGGATTCCACCTCCCGGGCCGTCGGCGAGCACTACGGCGCCCGCAGCGGGACCGGGATCTTGGACTACTGGTTGGTGCACGAGGGCGAGTCCCCCGACGGCTCCGACATCGCCGGCGTGACCGTTCGCGCCGCCCCGCTGCTGATGACCGATCCGGCGGCCACCGCCGAAATGGTCCGCACCGGACTGGATCTCGCGGGGGTGCGATGACCGAGCACGGCAGCGCCGCCAAGGTCGAGATCCTGCCGGTGACCGGCTTAGGCGAATTTCGGCCCGGCGACGATCTCGCGGCCGCGCTGGCCCAAGCCGCACCGTGGCTGGCCGACGGGGACGTCCTGGTCGTCACCAGCAAGGTGGTGTCCAAGTGCGAGGGCCGCATCGTGCCGGCGCCACACGACCCCGAGGCACGTGATGCGTTGCGCCGCCAACTGGTCGAGGCCGAGGCGGTACGCGTACTGGCCCGCAAGGGCCGCACCTGGATCACTGAGAATCGCCTCGGACTGGTGCAGGCCGCCGCCGGTGTGGACGGCTCGAACGTGGGCTCCGACGAACTCGCGCTGTTGCCTGTCGATCCCGACGGCAGCGCCGCCGCGTTGCGCGCCGGACTGGCCGAGCGTCTGGGCGTCAGCGTGGCTGTGCTGATCACCGACACCATGGGCCGCGCCTGGCGCAACGGCCAGATCGACGTCGCGATCGGCGCGTCGGGCCTGTCTGTGCTCAACAGCTACGCCGGGTCCGTCGACCGGCATGGCAACGAATTGGTGGTCACCGAAGTCGCCGTCGCTGACGAACTCGCCGCGGCGGCCGACCTGGTCAAGGGCAAGCTCACCGATGTTCCGGTGGCGGTGGTCCGTGGTGTTGCCAGCCCCGACGACGGTTCCACCGCAGCCGCATTGGTGCGTTCCGGATCCGAGGACCTGTTCTGGCTGGGGACCGCCGAGGCCATCGAGGTAGGGCGCGGGCAGGCTCAACTGCTGCGCCGCTCCGTGCGCAGCTTCGCCGGGGAACCCGTTCCGGCGCAACTGATCACCGACGCTATGGCCGAGGCCCTGACTGCCCCGGCGCCGCATCACACCCGCCCGGTCCGGTTCGTGTGGCTGCAGACCCAGAGCGTGCGTACTCGGTTGCTCGATGTCATGGCGCAGCAGTGGCGATCCGATCTGACCGGCGACGGTAAAACCCCAGAGTCCATTGAGGCTCGAGTCTCGCGTGGCCAGATCCTGTATGACGCACCCGAAGTCGTTATCCCGATCATGGTGCCCGATGGCGCCCACCACTACCCCGATGCCGTCCGCACCGCCGCCGAGCACACCATGTTCACGGTCGCCGTCGGTGCCGCCGTCCAGGGCCTGTTGGTGGCACTGGCGGTACGTGGCGTGGGCAGCTGCT
The window above is part of the Mycolicibacter sp. MU0102 genome. Proteins encoded here:
- a CDS encoding phosphomannomutase/phosphoglucomutase; amino-acid sequence: MSRPAAAVHRVIKAYDVRGLVGSEIDETLVTEVGSSFARLMAEEGARQVVIGHDMRDSSPLLSAAFVEGVVARGLDVVRIGLASTDQLYFASGALDCPGAMFTASHNPAAYNGIKLCRAGAKPVGADTGLGRIRDELIAGVDPVGDGQGSRGTITDRDVLADYAAFLHSLVDISGLRPLRVAVDAGNGMAGHTAPAVFGSVGAITLLPLYFELDGNFPNHEANPLDPANLVDLQAFVREHGADIGLAFDGDADRCFVVDERGEPVSPSAVTGLVAARELDREPGATVIHNLITSHAVPELVTERGGTPLRSRVGHSFIKGLMAETGAIFGGEHSAHYYFRDFWGADSGMLAALHVLAALGEQQRPLSELTADYQRYAASGEINFTVADAQACVDAVVGSFGDQVASVDHLDGVTVDLGSGSWFNLRSSNTEPLLRLNVEAPDAAAVDAVVARIAAQIETVGAAEKSRP
- a CDS encoding DUF3499 domain-containing protein, whose protein sequence is MNVPRRCCRPGCPHYAVATLTFVYSDSTAVVGPLATAAEPHSWDLCFNHAGRITAPRGWELVRHPGPWVSPEEDDLIALAEAVRERESGRAAPANGWYPQANPVDSPTRGAPTAGTGGGVLAPPGPPGKTNGRRRGHLRVLPDPSD
- a CDS encoding metallopeptidase family protein; this translates as MATRRRWRGRETRGPLLPPTVPGWRTRAERFDMAVLEAYEPIEQRWKQRLTALDVAVDEIPRIAAKDPDSVQWPPEVVADGPIPLARLIPAGVDVRGNPTRARILLFRKPIEQRANDSTELGDLLHEILVAQVATYLDVEPNVIDPTIDD
- a CDS encoding WhiB family transcriptional regulator encodes the protein MSYEHLWGVMGGAPHAGAEMAEMAGPSGLEVMPSRPHLSLVPEPEDYDEFDPFDPATATNEQWQDRALCSQTDPEAFFPEKGGSTREAKKICQRCSVRSECLEYALAHDERFGIWGGLSERERRRLKRGII
- the cofD gene encoding 2-phospho-L-lactate transferase — protein: MKVTVLVGGVGGARFLLGVQKLLGLGQFAESPADNGADPHELTAVVNVGDDAWMHGVRICPDLDTCMYTLGGGVDDERGWGHRDETWHAMEELARYGMQPDWFGLGDRDLATHLVRTQSLRAGYPLTEVTSALCERWQPGARLLPVTNDSCETHVVITDPADDTQRAIHFQEWWVRYRAQVPTHGFGFVGAEKATATPEVVDAITGADIVLLAPSNPVVSIGAILAVPGVRAALRSTAAPVVGYSPIIAGKPLRGMADVCLSVIGLDSTSRAVGEHYGARSGTGILDYWLVHEGESPDGSDIAGVTVRAAPLLMTDPAATAEMVRTGLDLAGVR
- a CDS encoding coenzyme F420-0:L-glutamate ligase, with the translated sequence MTEHGSAAKVEILPVTGLGEFRPGDDLAAALAQAAPWLADGDVLVVTSKVVSKCEGRIVPAPHDPEARDALRRQLVEAEAVRVLARKGRTWITENRLGLVQAAAGVDGSNVGSDELALLPVDPDGSAAALRAGLAERLGVSVAVLITDTMGRAWRNGQIDVAIGASGLSVLNSYAGSVDRHGNELVVTEVAVADELAAAADLVKGKLTDVPVAVVRGVASPDDGSTAAALVRSGSEDLFWLGTAEAIEVGRGQAQLLRRSVRSFAGEPVPAQLITDAMAEALTAPAPHHTRPVRFVWLQTQSVRTRLLDVMAQQWRSDLTGDGKTPESIEARVSRGQILYDAPEVVIPIMVPDGAHHYPDAVRTAAEHTMFTVAVGAAVQGLLVALAVRGVGSCWIGSTIFTPELVRTELDLPPDWEPLGAIAIGYPTDPPEPRAPADVGDLLVRR